Genomic segment of Salvia splendens isolate huo1 chromosome 12, SspV2, whole genome shotgun sequence:
TTTTGTTTTAAACGTTTTTGATGAATGGTTTTGGGAATAATATTCATGTcattctaaaattttaattatgaatgGGAGGTTGGCTTTGATTCGAGAATAGCCGGTCAGATTTTTGCACATATTGAAATCAATTTATTGAAGCCAGATATCCTTTTGCTACTAGTACATGACAacgataaaaatatttttttcttttgtacaaatatatgaatatgaatatattTCTTCTAGTTTACATGTACTTGTAGGCTAGCAGCCGATATacatatttaaaattgaaatatgttTACCAAGGGAAAGCACCACATCACCTAGTACACATGTAGCAGTATTTTTCATATAGTTAGTGATGGTTTAAAGGTCGAAACTATGGCTGTTGAAATGGAAGACGGGCTGGTTAGATCGTCGACCGAGATTCTGCGTCCTACACTCCTTAGCAACACTGGTTTGAAGAGTCGAAGGCCCGCAAACAACCACACCTATGTCAACACACCCCCATCGATCTCTCATTGCTCCAAATATTCCTGGAAAGTCGGGTCTCTGACCATAACGAATAGTGCTGAGGTATTGTTGCTCCTTGGACGAAGCCTTGTGCAGCACCTCTCTCTTCGTCTTTGTCTTTGTATTTGTCTTATTGTCGGACACATTTTGAAGGCTGCGAGTTTTCATCTCCCAAAAATGCCAGAAAATGATAAGCACGCCACCGAAAACAAGGACGCTTAGGGTCATGCAGAGGAGCAATAGAAGGCCTTTATACCAAGTATACTCCACATTGTAGGGATTGACGTAGAAGGTGTTCACCAATGCCACCGTCGCTACTAGACCAACTGTCGAGACCGACACGTACATCCCCGACCATAAAATGTTTCCGGTTCCTACCAGCACCGACATTCCACACCCCTTGGACTCGGAAGCAGGGGAGAAGGAGTCAGGATGAATTGCCTCTAATGATGGTGGCTTACCCTCTTCCTGCAATCAAAATGCAATTATCTAGATACTCATTTTGTAATGCACAATCACACTTGAAAACACTTACGAGTGAAGGCTGCGACTGGCGAGTGACATAAGTCTGGATTTCAAGATTTAAGGATAGGTTGAAGTTGTCCATGCCCACAACTGTTTGCAGGAGAGGAAGCTCATCCGTCTGCTTGACGGCCCAAACGATGAGCACGTTTGTGGGTAGGCAAGGCTTGCCGTCATTCATCCTCTGCAGAATATCACTCAACATAGCCAAGAAAGGTGATATCCCAATGCCGCCTGCCACAAGTATCAGATTCTCGTACTTCAAATGATACGCGGATTCATGGCCGTAAGGCCCCTCTACAGACACCTTCAGCTTGGAATCTTTCTCAGAGATGCGTTGTTCTAATTTCTGAGTCCAGTCTCCCAAAACCTTTATCAGCACCGCCAGATGATGATCACCGTCGAGAGGGCTCGACGACACGCTGAAGGGATGCCATTGAAGCCAAGAGAGCTCCCGGACTTGGAGAAATATCCAACCAAGCGCGTTGTAGTGCAAATCTGCACATGCATATATAATTAAACATCTTGTACACGGAGACGGTTAATTTCAGAACTCTTCTTAAAGTCAGAACACAGAACCATAACAGTTTGCAAATacatcacaaaacatatcacttcctcactcatgaatatcagtttCTGACTCATATATGTTTTGTGACGCCAACTGATATTTTACTGTATCAGTAAACGCAGACATTGTAAATACATACTTGGTGGTTTGGAGAGGACTAGTTCGAGAGTGCCGCAAGGGAAGGATCGGGCGGAGAGGACGTCGACAGTCCTCCGGGACTGGCAGAAACGGAGGAAACGGTCGAGCATGAAGAGGAATATTCCGGCTGCAACGTAGCAGAAGCTGAGGCTGCCGATGTGTAAGGCCATGAAGACGACAAAGACGACGTATAATTGGTGGGTGTAGAAGAAGAGCTCGAAGTTGACTCTCCTAACACCAGGAAGAGATGTGACCCACATGAGCAAACCAGCTGCAAGGCTGATCACACCAGGAAGATTCGCCACGCCTATGTTTTTCCATTCCATTAGCTGCATCAAATCAAATATGTGAGTTGGCCCAAAATTGCAACTACACTACTTTGTAAGGAATGAAGAAACTGACTTGATCGAGAAGGCGGCCTTCGATGGTCCATGCGATGGCGTAGAAAAGGCCATGGAGAGTGAAGAGGATCATAGTGAGATGGCCGAGCCAGACGTGATATCGGGCAGCATGCTCGAAGGGGATGTCGATGAGGCGGAGAAGAAGTGAGCCTCGAGCAACTGGCAGAAACAGAAGGGCGACGCAGAATAATCCGATCACACCCAACCTTAGGCCCATTAGTTCTATCATGAATATCCTACAAAACCATATCAGATTTGCATCAACAAATTAATATGCATAGAATACATCAACAAAGTACTAAGAGTCTTACTTTAGTATAATGGAATTATTTAGTGAAATATGGGGGTCACTTgctaaatatagtaaaagtaaaatgagacATATATTGGCGAacgaactaaaaagaaaaagtggaaCATTTAATAATGGACGAAgggtatatttttaaaaatagatcacatttcttataataaaataatagtccCTCATATTCTAtcattcttttaaaaaaaaaattagaccaTAAACACTTAAAACACTTTTTTGTTACGAAATAGTTGCATTCAAAAATTGCAAATCTATAAAGAATCATGGTAAACgcactaaaatgataaaaaccaCAGCATTATTTAGGCAAACTCTAATTCTACGTTGGTATCCAATTGTAAGATTGGCGACTATTCTCCATTATACTCGAATTCCTAAAATATAGtccatttttgttattttaggaATTAgttcaattccaattttaaaaGTAACTTTTTTATGGGATgcactttattttttgttactctaatcactttttttatttttatgtattttaccAATTTCGTATTGAAATATAtgtcaatttcaaattttttacttttttttgcgacggatgaagtatttaaaaattaaggaattaattaaaaaatatggcGTATTTATGAAGGAACAGAGgaacaatattttgaaaatCGAATCAAACTGACCGCTCACCATATGGACTATTATGAACCAAAAAATTGGCCAGTTCAATCGTGAAATGGCTAAGCAGTTaggtttttgaatttttgagttccttttaagttttttaattttttaaaataacaatgATGATTTGAGCTCCAGTAATCTTCAAGTTGgaaataaaagtaatatattATTAGTGCATATCATACTGTAAGTTGATAATTTTCAATATATTGTTATGtttgattattttaataaatatttcgTTTATTATTTGATAGTATTTGAACTATATTTGGAAACATATATTGACATTTCATACTTTATCTGTTCCAATAGTATTGAGTCATATATTTATTGTTGGACCGTTTAATGATTTATCTTTTCTTTTGATAAAAACATACTCACTTACCTTTTTTTGCCATACTTTATTCTGAAAATTTTGCATAAAAATCGAAGATTGGTTACCTCTCTTCATGATTAGGCAGATGAAATAAGGGCAGCACCTCAAAATTCTTCACAAATTCTGCATAAATCGCCCACACTACGTAAGTCGTAAACACCGCGATTCCGATCACCTCCCCCGCCGACACCACTCCAAACGCCCCATCCACCAGAATCGGCATCGTCCACAGCCTCAGCCTTGCCTGCTTTCCACTCTTCTTCCTGCATAATTAAACCCTTCAATTCATTTCCAATTCTGTTACGGACGGAGAGTTCTCCGTAACAAGGCTGGTTAACTAACTTCTCGGAgtgataaggtgatcgaaccttcgcGTGCTCGAAGGTACTGTTTCACGGACGTTCTCCATTgattgattaaaatgataacaatctctcctatttataatactatataGGATTCGTATCAAATTCACACACATAGCTCAATTAATCCTTCCAATATGAATGTACATACCCATGATTCTCGTCTTCTTCGTCTTGTAAATAGATGTATGCACTAGCAAGAAACGCAATGAGCAGCACCGGAGCACTGTAAATTAGGAATACACCTcctacataaaaaaaaatcgcgTTATCGGATTGATAAGGTGGATAACTCATCTATCTTGAAattattacttttttattttattatattttgtttatttatctttccTAGTGAACTGTCATGTGCAAACACAGTACCTGACACTCCGAACATAGGGGTGTTCATAGCTTGAATCAATTTGAGATAAGGTTTATGGACAGCATCGGATGGATAGAGAAATATGAGAGAAGCCCATGCAATGAAAATCACCCACATTGAAACTTTTAAGATCCATTTTGTTGATGAAACAAGAAAATTAGGTGTGGCCTTCAAATTCTCATTTCTTGAGAGAAGAGGCTGTTTGCTTGATTTCTCCTCCATTTTTGGCTAACAAAATCTCATGGAAATGCCAAAAGGGCTTTTCTAGGATATGGAATTTCGTCTACCACTAGCTACCATCTATCTATATATTGAAAGAaatttgtattattatttttttaaaaatggtaAATTAAAGTAAAGAAAAACAAATACAATTTGGTATCATGTAGTAATGGCGGGATAAGGAATCAACATCAAGGCATATTCATCATGTGTATTAGTGAAAAGACAGAAATGAACTTGAACCACATAAACTGAAGAGGCCTACACACttttaaatgattttatttatattatattttaacgtTTATCGAGCACTACCGCATGATTTTTTAAGGGAATATATGGACAATTATTCCTTGATTTTCTGTAAACATAGATATATGACGCCAATaaaataaaggagaaaaaaagtaaaaagaacCTGCTATATTATTGTAGCTCAATAATGAATTAAATCAATAATGATATGAACaacttttattcataaaatgCAATGAGGTTGCAATAGAGCGAGTGTCGGCCATGTCAAATGACACAGAATGACAATACTCAACAAGGTGGCCCCCACTACCTATATTTATACGTAcatagtattttaattttattttcttataattatattattttttactaaaaagtcCCATGTTATGTTTTCAGTGATAtcgttaatttttttattcacacAGTTTATGAattgtagtaataaataaaataatttatttatgaaCATAATTGTATAATGATTGCCGCTATCTCTGATGAATGAGTAAATTAAAAACACGTGTAATCAGATTACTTTATTTAAAAGAGTGAACTAGTAAAAAACAATACTCTGGAGTTTGCACCTTTTTTTTTCAGTACCCAATATTTATTAAGTTACATTTTTAGTCAAAAATTTTCagatactacctccgtcccgcGATAATTATCACATTTTACtatttcagtccgtcccacaataaatatcacattttatcatttcagttCATCCCACagtaagagtcacatttcacttttaccataaatgataagtagacaTCACATTCCACCAATCAATTCTACtcacgttttattataaaactaatatatataagcgagacccataatccactaacttattcaactcacttttcattacatttcttaaaacccgtgctcacactaaatgtgacacttaatgtggaACGGGGGTAGTATCTCAAATTCAGTcccattttttattattgtaccCTTTAGCCCTTGAGGTGTATATTTGTCCGTGTATATTTGATTTGAGTACCAAACTTCTGATATTTGAATGTTTATGTActtcttttctaattttttaaggATAAAAAATCTTGTGGTATTATTAAATCTTTGTATATTATctcaaaacaaattatttaaatctttgtaATGTTATCTGACAAACACGGATTATGCATGTTTTTGAGGACTATATTTCACtcattttaaatgtcaatcatgcaaattatgttcttagaTTGCATATGTTATGCATTTTGTATTTTTGTCctatttgttgataaatgatagaaaatgtgCAAAAATGGCCAAGGTGCAACAGCCTCAGTTCAAGCTGCGTTTTACGGCAGtgttgaagtccaatcagtgattaatgcataccattctcttcatcttcaaaatagcttcgcgtggatatcttgcacgtctcaatcggagttctgtggagaaagttgtgactattctacgaacattgcgcagtgTAGTCAAAGCTGGCGgaaattaggcggaaattcagGGAAGAAAATAAAGTGTTGCCCAAATCTCTCTCATTTATTGTAgagcacgaaaattatcaaaaataaacctttttcccacctataaatacctcttaaCCTAATTCATCATTCTCCATCTCAGAGCCTCTACACATTCTCTCCCATTCCATattccacacataattcattcatcttccattggagtggagctctgcagatccaggcaaaagaagactgaagattgaagattcaaccttgagttttatcaatttctttcatgtctcgtacttttattgattttactacttatctatgagtagttaaacatcattcGTGGATTTTTTGGTGAACACTATtttgaatatgttttgatttattgaattgaacattttcctagctcttgtgattgttttgcttgttcttgtacttttattgttcttttgtctggccaactttagaactttGTCCGTTAAACTAATTAACGGacaaaggaacgagtacaacacataggtttatctgcactcgagagaggggaccttTTGTGAGAACTtgaggagttagaatctaatatATTGGAAGgaaactttgatagttagagtctaatctactggataagtgcATTCGAGAGGGCTTATCCTAGAATCGTGACTTTCCTAATGATCctggagacacataaaggtaaaggttttgtgagattaatcatcacttggtcgtagtagttggatcTTAAAACTCTACATTCTTTAGCTTGgtttgtattattttgtttttatactttcttttatttgttcatatttttgtctagtttaattaatcaaaccCAAAACTCcgtgtctctaaatagtatatgatagccagttgcaatcttattctctgtgttcgatatcccgccactgacctttagctatactagatataccctgtaaacttgcaggtatttttagtgttaataaatagtgcatcattatctaaaaataaattatttaaatctttgtagtattatttaaattattgcattACAATCGAGAAATTAATATGCATTTGTGgtattatttagaaaatattgaaCGAATATTTTTAAGCattcatttttagtttaattcCTGGCTGCAACAATAATTTATACTCCCATCGTCctcgaataggagtctcgttttgccattttagtctgtccgcgaataggagtctcggttcacttttaccataaatggtaatagggtctcaccttccactaactcattttactcacatttaatttaaaactaatatgtaCAAATGGtacccctattccactaacttttttccaccagCTTTTTTAAAGTCCATGctgccaagaaatgagactcttaatggcggacggagggagtaatttgttAGATACCAATTTTTCTATATGAATCAAGTTGTAATTTATGTTGACTTAAATTGAGTTGTAGtagttaattttatttaaatgactttatttaaattattgttgcGATCAAgcattaaactaaaaatgaatCCTTTAAAAACAAgtcattcaatattttttaaataatactacaaataCATATTAATTTCCCGATTATAATGcgataatttaaataatactccctccgtctcattcaagatgatcatctttcctttttttggtcccaatcaagatggtcactttccaattttggaaataacctcttctctctcttctctcatcattaaaatattcaactatcttTTCCCTCTCTACTTTATActacctaacaacacttcctaaCATCCTgcgccactcaagaatgtggccatcttgagtgggacatGGGGAGTACtacaaagatttaaataatttgtttagatAATATACAAAGATTTAATAATAGCACAAAGATTTTTTTGTCCTTAAATATCACAAAAGAAGTACAAAAACATTAAAAAGTCACAAGTTTGGTCCTCAAATCAAACTAAATGGATAAATATACCCCTCAAgggctgaagggtagaatagtaAAAATCAGGactgaatttgaaatttatggAACTTTTTTTTACTGAAAATGTGATTTTATAAATGTTGGGAACCAAAAAGGTGCCAACTCATTTTCTGGGTACTATTTTTGTAGTTTACTATATTTAAAAACATGATTGGATTCAACTCGCGTTTTTAATCCTAACTAGTGTAACACCCGTTCGATGCACGAATCTTATATGCGTTTATATTTTGCAAGTAGTTAATTATACTCTATTTAATAttgataataatttaattatataaataataatatggatatactacaataatttaaatgtaaacataaaattaattaaagtatattataataataataatattaaaaatatattattacaacAAATTAATTTGGCATCAAAATGTTTAGGTGGACTTTCAACTTTAGACTTTAACTCAATAATACTATATGCAAAAAGAAATAACAAACTATATTTGTAACAATATATACCCtaaatttactattttttttgtcttCCCTACGCGATTGATACCCATTGTTCTTCATCCCTCACCGTCTCTTTCTCCAATTTCTTTCGGCAGTCAAATTTTTTGGGCTAAACAACCAATCAACCACACTCGTTCTGAGCCATCACACGTCAGTTCTTCACAATAGTGCAACTTTTTCTTCTTAACAATGTGGAGGCGCCTAGTCAGAACGGTGCTAACCATATTCGCTCTGCCTCTCTTGgtcttctcattcctcgcttCTCGACGAGCAATTTCAATACCTGGATAAGATTGTTGGTTTTTTTCATAAGCTCACAAAATAGTgtgatatttatagaagattGTGGCTAGTATATTGTACCAATTTACTGCACTCCATAAATGTCAATGTAAATTGACTTCAATTTTTAGAATGTTAACCACCTTATGAGTTTCATTTTCCAATAGTTACTTTTGATCCGTCATCATGTAAAGTTTTTGTCAAAAATGTTCAATGGCATTTTGATTAACtttaaatacataatttaatatttcaatcagTGGAGAATCATTTCAATTATATGAGGTCAGGTCTTTGTAATATTACtattacaatatttttttaatggcaTTAACATCTCTATGATTTGCTTGAGTTTATAATATTGCTGTTACAATATTTTCCTAATGGCATTAACATTTCTCAGTTACTTAAATTGCCCTAAAACACATCCCTCATCTACTGAAAATGCCCTCAAAACTCgtcttttatatattgatagatATGTGGGAGGAGTATGTGGGGCGTGGAAAATTGGTTTCATGGGTGTATTAGAATTTTGAATGTTTCGAAGTATGTTTGTTAATTgttaaattcttaaaattctatCCCACGTTGACTTGGTGAAGATTCCATCTAatttatataagtgtggataactctCCCCTTATAAGGTCTTTTAAGGGGttgagtggctcatttctaatatggtatcagagcggaccCAAGTCAATGATGAATTTCTCTTTAtctatctacctcacgagtagAAGACCGATGTTTTTTTCCCATTTCTATGCACCTATTAATCAGAAGTAATGGAGTTTTTCCAGGATgcttaattaaattttagatgtTCCAATATCATTGCAGATATCAATATGAAAAAATTAATCTTTTTCTTAAATGATTGCAAAAGggttaatttattttcaattagttaaaataaataaattgatttt
This window contains:
- the LOC121758632 gene encoding ferric reduction oxidase 7, chloroplastic-like isoform X2, whose translation is MENVRETVPSSTRRKKSGKQARLRLWTMPILVDGAFGVVSAGEVIGIAVFTTYVVWAIYAEFVKNFEVLPLFHLPNHEERIFMIELMGLRLGVIGLFCVALLFLPVARGSLLLRLIDIPFEHAARYHVWLGHLTMILFTLHGLFYAIAWTIEGRLLDQLMEWKNIGVANLPGVISLAAGLLMWVTSLPGVRRVNFELFFYTHQLYVVFVVFMALHIGSLSFCYVAAGIFLFMLDRFLRFCQSRRTVDVLSARSFPCGTLELVLSKPPNLHYNALGWIFLQVRELSWLQWHPFSVSSSPLDGDHHLAVLIKVLGDWTQKLEQRISEKDSKLKVSVEGPYGHESAYHLKYENLILVAGGIGISPFLAMLSDILQRMNDGKPCLPTNVLIVWAVKQTDELPLLQTVVGMDNFNLSLNLEIQTYVTRQSQPSLEEGKPPSLEAIHPDSFSPASESKGCGMSVLVGTGNILWSGMYVSVSTVGLVATVALVNTFYVNPYNVEYTWYKGLLLLLCMTLSVLVFGGVLIIFWHFWEMKTRSLQNVSDNKTNTKTKTKREVLHKASSKEQQYLSTIRYGQRPDFPGIFGAMRDRWGCVDIGVVVCGPSTLQTSVAKECRTQNLGRRSNQPVFHFNSHSFDL
- the LOC121758632 gene encoding ferric reduction oxidase 7, chloroplastic-like isoform X1: MEEKSSKQPLLSRNENLKATPNFLVSSTKWILKVSMWVIFIAWASLIFLYPSDAVHKPYLKLIQAMNTPMFGVSGGVFLIYSAPVLLIAFLASAYIYLQDEEDENHGKKSGKQARLRLWTMPILVDGAFGVVSAGEVIGIAVFTTYVVWAIYAEFVKNFEVLPLFHLPNHEERIFMIELMGLRLGVIGLFCVALLFLPVARGSLLLRLIDIPFEHAARYHVWLGHLTMILFTLHGLFYAIAWTIEGRLLDQLMEWKNIGVANLPGVISLAAGLLMWVTSLPGVRRVNFELFFYTHQLYVVFVVFMALHIGSLSFCYVAAGIFLFMLDRFLRFCQSRRTVDVLSARSFPCGTLELVLSKPPNLHYNALGWIFLQVRELSWLQWHPFSVSSSPLDGDHHLAVLIKVLGDWTQKLEQRISEKDSKLKVSVEGPYGHESAYHLKYENLILVAGGIGISPFLAMLSDILQRMNDGKPCLPTNVLIVWAVKQTDELPLLQTVVGMDNFNLSLNLEIQTYVTRQSQPSLEEGKPPSLEAIHPDSFSPASESKGCGMSVLVGTGNILWSGMYVSVSTVGLVATVALVNTFYVNPYNVEYTWYKGLLLLLCMTLSVLVFGGVLIIFWHFWEMKTRSLQNVSDNKTNTKTKTKREVLHKASSKEQQYLSTIRYGQRPDFPGIFGAMRDRWGCVDIGVVVCGPSTLQTSVAKECRTQNLGRRSNQPVFHFNSHSFDL